The following are encoded in a window of Halosolutus halophilus genomic DNA:
- the btuC gene encoding vitamin B12 ABC transporter permease BtuC — MPRSVRTASWSAALTALLVAVVVSSAALGPVRIDPLTVAMAVLNAVVVPSGVASGSVTIPGLGVGVPTPHFQYAPVFSFDVPQTHQIIVADVRLPRIALAATVGFALAAAGTVMQGFFRNPLADPSIIGVSSGAAAGAVAAIAFPVLVPFGSLHLSAFAGALVTAFLVYAIATEGGRTPVATLLLAGVAVQAFLGALISYMLVHSGENLRRAVIWMMGHLNNSSWSDVGFALPVTIVGVVVLGAFTRELNVLLLGEEDAYHLGVDVERTKLLLLAIASLVTAAGVAVAGVIGFVGLVVPHMMRLIVGPDHRILLPTSALAGASFLVATDTLARAGPAEVPVGIVTAALGAPFFLFLLTRREVHSL; from the coding sequence ATGCCGCGATCGGTCCGAACCGCGTCGTGGTCGGCGGCCCTCACCGCGCTGCTCGTCGCCGTCGTCGTCAGCAGCGCCGCTCTCGGACCGGTCAGGATCGATCCGCTGACGGTCGCGATGGCCGTCCTGAACGCCGTCGTCGTTCCCTCGGGTGTGGCGTCCGGAAGCGTGACGATCCCCGGACTCGGCGTCGGCGTTCCAACTCCGCATTTCCAGTACGCGCCCGTCTTCTCGTTCGACGTCCCCCAGACGCACCAGATCATCGTCGCGGACGTCCGTTTGCCACGGATCGCACTCGCGGCGACGGTCGGCTTCGCCCTCGCCGCCGCCGGGACGGTGATGCAGGGGTTCTTCCGGAATCCGCTCGCCGATCCGTCGATCATCGGCGTCTCGTCGGGTGCCGCCGCCGGTGCCGTCGCCGCGATCGCGTTCCCGGTTCTCGTTCCGTTCGGGAGCCTTCACCTCTCCGCGTTCGCCGGCGCGCTCGTGACCGCGTTTCTCGTCTACGCGATCGCCACCGAGGGTGGCAGAACGCCAGTCGCGACGCTGTTGCTCGCCGGCGTCGCCGTTCAGGCCTTCCTCGGGGCGCTCATCTCGTACATGCTCGTCCACAGCGGGGAGAACCTCAGACGGGCCGTGATCTGGATGATGGGGCACCTCAACAACAGTTCCTGGAGCGACGTCGGCTTCGCACTGCCGGTGACGATCGTCGGCGTCGTTGTCCTCGGTGCGTTCACCCGAGAATTGAACGTCCTCTTGCTCGGCGAAGAAGACGCCTATCACCTCGGCGTCGACGTCGAGCGAACGAAACTCCTCCTGCTCGCGATCGCGAGTCTCGTGACGGCAGCGGGCGTCGCCGTCGCAGGCGTCATCGGCTTCGTCGGCCTCGTCGTCCCGCACATGATGCGGCTGATCGTCGGCCCGGATCACCGGATCCTGTTGCCGACCAGTGCCCTCGCCGGCGCGTCCTTTCTCGTCGCGACCGATACCCTCGCCCGCGCGGGCCCGGCAGAAGTGCCCGTCGGGATCGTCACGGCGGCGCTCGGTGCCCCGTTCTTCCTGTTTCTGCTGACCCGTCGGGAGGTGCACTCGCTGTGA
- a CDS encoding heme ABC transporter ATP-binding protein, translating into MTGASDRDEATGQSNRDERPIGGANTSIDVRDVAVSFGEIDVLEDLSLSAEPGEVVGLVGPNGAGKTTLLRTISGAISPDRGRVTIGGDDVHGLSSRESSRRVAVVPQETTLSFSFSVRDVVEMGRHPYRSRFAPPDPEDRAVVDDALERTRTAQFADRGIEAVSGGERKRVVLARAVAQETPVMLLDEPTASLDVNHAIETLELVRDLVAEGRTVIAAIHDLNLAARYCDRLVMLADGTVHRSGSPTEVLSSDALRAAFDANAAVTSNPVTGTASVTALPDDDPGPLPDGVHVLGSGATAAEVLARLDAAGVDARLGPVSSGSSAAETAAQLGIDSIEVEPFAPLSRADRDALDRSLVDRDATVLADLEVGAGNQILLDRALECDSLVLVETRPFAERNFAGSGARDRYEEIRRRAVETSPDRILEALASALDPDGETVSERSETVADRTESTESPSAESTDD; encoded by the coding sequence GTGACGGGCGCGTCCGATCGCGACGAAGCGACTGGCCAATCGAACCGCGACGAGAGACCGATCGGCGGCGCGAATACGAGTATCGACGTCCGCGACGTCGCGGTCTCGTTCGGCGAGATCGACGTCCTCGAGGACCTCTCGCTCTCCGCCGAACCGGGGGAGGTCGTCGGACTCGTCGGCCCGAACGGAGCCGGAAAGACGACGCTGCTCCGGACGATCAGCGGTGCGATCTCGCCCGATCGGGGTCGTGTCACGATCGGCGGGGACGACGTTCACGGCCTCTCCTCGCGGGAATCGAGTCGCCGGGTTGCGGTCGTCCCGCAGGAGACGACGCTGTCGTTCTCCTTTTCCGTCCGAGACGTCGTCGAGATGGGTCGTCACCCCTACCGATCGCGCTTTGCACCCCCCGATCCGGAGGACCGCGCCGTCGTGGACGACGCGCTCGAACGGACGCGAACGGCACAGTTCGCCGATCGTGGGATCGAGGCGGTCAGCGGCGGTGAACGAAAGCGGGTCGTCCTCGCGCGTGCGGTCGCCCAGGAGACGCCGGTCATGCTCCTCGACGAACCGACGGCGAGTCTCGACGTCAACCACGCGATCGAGACGCTCGAACTGGTCCGGGACCTCGTCGCGGAGGGACGGACCGTCATCGCGGCGATCCACGACCTGAACCTGGCCGCGCGGTACTGCGACCGGCTCGTGATGCTGGCCGACGGGACGGTCCACCGGTCCGGATCCCCGACCGAGGTTCTCTCGTCGGACGCGTTGCGGGCGGCCTTCGACGCGAACGCGGCGGTGACGTCGAATCCGGTGACCGGAACGGCGTCGGTGACGGCGCTCCCCGACGACGATCCCGGACCGCTCCCGGACGGCGTCCACGTGCTCGGCTCCGGGGCGACCGCAGCAGAGGTCCTCGCGCGCCTCGACGCTGCCGGTGTGGACGCGCGTCTCGGCCCCGTTTCGAGCGGATCGTCGGCCGCCGAGACGGCCGCCCAACTCGGGATCGATTCCATCGAGGTAGAACCGTTCGCCCCGCTGTCGCGGGCGGATCGGGACGCGCTCGATCGATCCCTGGTCGATCGGGACGCTACCGTCCTCGCGGACCTCGAAGTCGGCGCGGGGAATCAGATCCTCCTCGACCGCGCGCTCGAGTGCGACTCGCTCGTCCTCGTCGAAACCCGCCCGTTCGCCGAGCGGAACTTCGCGGGATCGGGTGCTCGAGACCGGTACGAGGAGATTCGACGGCGGGCCGTCGAGACGTCGCCCGATCGGATTCTCGAGGCGCTGGCCTCGGCCCTCGATCCGGACGGTGAGACGGTCTCGGAGCGATCGGAGACGGTCGCCGATCGCACCGAGTCGACGGAGTCCCCATCGGCGGAGTCGACCGACGACTGA
- a CDS encoding DUF7551 domain-containing protein — protein MLRRYDPSVPSYDGIVCKEVLDVRSAEIQETVGTDMTGDRRGETSLSVVGETRGAIDFCHTVAGVVFEAIAASSHVGLENAVMETYLDVAESIDRPGERCLRLLDSIATELDARLEPDEQASLLATAASSLPTDPDGRDDPTPLVTTLAVLQSVGLLESARVTQSPADFGPDRHSWTVRLDGCTFAAAAERLVTLPIVVGLFARVSTRSLAITEAERIDRQSPATWRPRITATEADPPAGSSASESTITRDYPDGDRGGRRGHYRGWNGHS, from the coding sequence GTGCTTCGACGGTACGACCCGTCGGTTCCCTCCTACGACGGTATCGTCTGCAAGGAGGTGTTGGACGTCCGCTCAGCGGAAATCCAGGAGACGGTCGGAACCGATATGACCGGCGATCGGCGGGGAGAAACGTCCCTCTCGGTGGTGGGCGAGACGCGAGGAGCGATTGATTTCTGTCACACCGTCGCCGGGGTCGTCTTCGAGGCCATCGCCGCGTCGTCGCACGTCGGCCTCGAGAACGCCGTCATGGAGACGTACCTCGACGTCGCCGAATCGATCGACCGTCCCGGCGAACGCTGCCTGCGACTGCTCGATAGCATCGCGACGGAACTCGACGCGCGACTCGAACCCGACGAACAGGCGTCGCTACTCGCCACGGCAGCGTCGTCCCTCCCGACCGATCCGGACGGGCGTGACGACCCCACTCCACTCGTCACCACTCTCGCAGTCCTCCAGTCCGTGGGCCTGCTCGAGTCCGCCCGAGTGACGCAATCGCCGGCCGATTTCGGTCCCGATCGGCACTCCTGGACGGTTCGACTCGACGGATGCACGTTTGCAGCGGCCGCCGAACGGCTGGTGACGCTCCCGATCGTCGTCGGGCTCTTCGCCCGTGTGTCGACGCGATCACTGGCGATCACCGAAGCCGAGCGGATCGATCGGCAGTCGCCCGCCACGTGGCGTCCGCGGATCACTGCGACGGAGGCGGATCCCCCCGCGGGCTCGTCTGCGTCCGAGAGCACGATCACACGTGACTACCCCGACGGGGACAGGGGAGGTCGACGTGGACACTATCGTGGGTGGAACGGGCACTCCTGA
- a CDS encoding amphi-Trp domain-containing protein — protein MTDPERSSADDERTTIRSGRKFEQEYRLDADEAGAFLIELGERLRDGDELTIATDEWELPFAFGTPVELEIEFDGVGEPQLEIELELPGRTDETAPDVR, from the coding sequence ATGACTGATCCAGAACGATCTTCGGCAGACGACGAGCGAACGACGATCCGGTCCGGCCGCAAGTTCGAACAGGAGTACCGGCTCGACGCGGACGAAGCCGGCGCGTTCCTGATCGAACTGGGTGAACGACTCCGTGACGGCGACGAGCTAACGATCGCCACCGACGAGTGGGAACTCCCGTTCGCCTTCGGGACCCCAGTCGAACTGGAAATCGAGTTCGACGGCGTTGGCGAACCGCAACTGGAGATCGAACTGGAACTCCCGGGACGAACCGACGAGACGGCCCCCGACGTTCGGTAG
- a CDS encoding cupredoxin domain-containing protein, producing the protein MSETHWSRRTALRFIGATTAATGLTTAVTAQEDDAEDDADGEETDRLPIILAGRTEYWYGIAPEAIEGEENPALDLEEGQEYELVWINVDGVNHELVVESADGEELEASDTSETAGEAVSMTFEASEDAAEYYCEFHPESMRGDVELGDGFDLSSNGGEDGDGNESESDDTADDEESGGSDSGY; encoded by the coding sequence ATGAGCGAGACACACTGGTCACGGCGGACGGCGCTCAGGTTCATCGGAGCAACGACCGCAGCCACGGGGCTGACGACCGCGGTGACGGCACAGGAGGACGACGCCGAGGACGACGCGGACGGGGAAGAGACCGACCGGTTGCCGATCATCCTCGCCGGCCGAACCGAGTACTGGTACGGTATCGCTCCCGAGGCGATCGAAGGCGAGGAGAATCCGGCGCTCGACCTGGAGGAGGGGCAGGAGTACGAACTCGTCTGGATCAACGTCGACGGCGTGAATCACGAACTGGTCGTCGAATCCGCGGACGGCGAGGAACTCGAGGCGTCCGACACGTCGGAGACGGCGGGCGAAGCCGTTTCGATGACGTTCGAAGCGAGCGAGGACGCCGCCGAGTACTACTGCGAGTTCCATCCGGAATCGATGCGCGGCGATGTCGAACTGGGGGACGGCTTCGACCTTTCCTCGAACGGAGGCGAAGACGGCGACGGGAACGAATCCGAGAGCGACGACACCGCGGACGACGAAGAGTCGGGCGGGAGCGATTCCGGGTACTGA
- the gatE gene encoding Glu-tRNA(Gln) amidotransferase subunit GatE, with protein MTDTEYDYEELGLVAGLEIHQQLDTATKLFCNCPTDLREPDESTRTFSRYLHPTRSELGELDAAAVEESTVDRKFEYLAYDTTCLVEEDDEPPHRLDDEALETVLEIAQLMDMAPVDQAHVMRKIVVDGSNTSGFQRSTLIATDGAIETSEGSVGIEDLMLEEESAQRVTETEDGVRYSLDRLGIPLVEIGTSPDVSTPEQALEAAERIGMLLRSTGKVKRGLGTIRQDVNVSIEEGARVEIKGVQSLDDIDDIVRNEVARQVELVAITDELADREASVDEPQDVSSVFEDTESGVINGALNSGGSVMAVPLYEFDGLVGREIAPDRRLGTEFSDHAKRHGAGGIFHTDELPAYGVTEGEVEALREAVGAGPEDAVAIVADDTDTAETAIDAVADRAGMALEGVPEETRGANDDGTTRYLRPLPGAARMYPETDVPPVEPDPSDVPEPELLTEKVDRYQREYGLDAGLAEQVAYGQYMPLFEDVVADGVDPTLAATTLESTLTELRRDDVPVENVTREHLEDVFAMAEGGDLAREGIPDLLRALASDPDRSAEKAADAAGLGSAAEDEVREAVVEVVERNADQVEDEGMQAFSALMGECMGALRGKADGDLVSQLLREEIQNRA; from the coding sequence ATGACCGACACCGAGTACGACTACGAGGAACTCGGACTCGTCGCCGGGCTGGAGATCCACCAGCAACTGGATACGGCGACGAAGCTGTTCTGTAACTGTCCGACCGACCTTCGCGAGCCCGACGAGTCGACGCGTACCTTTTCACGCTACCTCCATCCCACCCGGAGCGAACTGGGCGAACTCGACGCCGCCGCCGTCGAGGAGAGCACGGTCGATCGGAAGTTCGAGTACCTCGCGTACGACACCACCTGTCTCGTCGAGGAGGACGACGAACCGCCACACCGGCTGGACGACGAGGCCCTCGAGACGGTTCTCGAGATCGCCCAGCTGATGGACATGGCCCCGGTCGATCAGGCCCACGTCATGCGCAAGATCGTCGTCGACGGCTCGAACACGTCCGGATTCCAGCGATCGACGCTGATCGCCACGGACGGCGCGATCGAGACGAGCGAGGGCTCCGTCGGGATCGAGGATCTCATGCTCGAGGAGGAGAGCGCCCAGCGGGTGACCGAAACCGAGGACGGTGTGCGCTACAGTCTCGATCGGCTCGGCATTCCGCTGGTCGAGATCGGCACCAGCCCGGACGTCTCCACGCCCGAGCAGGCGCTCGAAGCGGCCGAACGGATCGGAATGCTGCTGCGCTCGACCGGAAAGGTCAAGCGCGGACTCGGAACGATCCGCCAGGACGTCAACGTCTCGATCGAGGAGGGTGCCCGGGTCGAGATCAAGGGCGTCCAGAGTCTCGACGACATCGACGATATCGTTCGCAACGAGGTCGCCCGGCAGGTGGAACTCGTCGCGATCACCGACGAACTGGCCGATCGCGAGGCGTCTGTCGACGAGCCACAGGACGTGAGCAGCGTCTTCGAAGACACCGAGAGCGGTGTGATCAACGGCGCATTGAACTCGGGTGGCTCGGTGATGGCGGTCCCCCTGTACGAGTTCGACGGCCTCGTGGGGCGCGAAATCGCGCCCGATCGTCGCCTCGGCACCGAGTTCTCCGACCACGCGAAGCGCCACGGCGCGGGCGGGATCTTCCACACGGACGAACTGCCCGCCTACGGCGTCACGGAAGGCGAGGTCGAGGCGCTTCGCGAGGCCGTCGGTGCCGGCCCCGAGGACGCCGTCGCTATCGTCGCCGACGACACCGACACGGCCGAGACGGCGATCGACGCCGTGGCCGATCGGGCCGGGATGGCGCTCGAAGGGGTCCCCGAGGAGACCCGCGGCGCGAACGACGACGGGACGACACGCTACCTGCGTCCGCTGCCCGGTGCGGCGCGGATGTACCCCGAGACGGACGTCCCGCCGGTCGAACCGGACCCGAGCGACGTCCCGGAACCCGAGCTCCTGACCGAGAAAGTCGATCGCTACCAGCGGGAGTACGGTCTCGACGCGGGACTGGCCGAACAGGTCGCCTACGGGCAGTACATGCCGCTGTTCGAGGACGTCGTGGCCGACGGCGTCGACCCGACGCTGGCCGCGACGACGCTCGAGTCGACGCTGACCGAACTTCGCCGGGACGACGTCCCGGTGGAGAACGTGACGCGAGAGCACCTGGAGGACGTGTTTGCGATGGCCGAGGGCGGCGACCTCGCCCGAGAGGGGATCCCGGACCTGCTGCGGGCACTCGCGTCGGACCCCGACCGATCGGCCGAGAAGGCCGCGGACGCTGCGGGGCTCGGTTCGGCCGCCGAGGACGAGGTTCGCGAGGCCGTCGTCGAGGTCGTCGAACGAAACGCGGACCAGGTCGAGGACGAGGGCATGCAGGCGTTCTCGGCCCTCATGGGCGAGTGTATGGGTGCGCTCCGCGGCAAAGCCGACGGCGACCTGGTGAGCCAACTCCTGCGCGAGGAGATACAGAACCGGGCCTGA
- a CDS encoding HTH domain-containing protein, which yields MNQESVTAVCHVRAPLLLEPIDRQVETLQACESEGAVDDLLLRSWPKEVALKESNPHQEVLETYDRLTDWADRQGVSVEPPFRQRTTTSQVTGETTELLVTPLLCLEVYADDELIGVFPHSADDETYTTDEAIATLRTGDLPTPLEGETYIEGTTPGDCPACGGSLVDGQGLFACSDCGWVGTVTGTGEYVSHSVPDETPERQIKN from the coding sequence ATGAACCAAGAATCCGTTACAGCCGTGTGTCACGTGCGCGCACCGTTGCTCCTCGAACCGATCGATAGACAGGTCGAGACGCTGCAGGCGTGTGAGTCCGAAGGCGCGGTCGACGATCTGCTGCTTCGCAGTTGGCCCAAGGAAGTCGCGCTGAAGGAATCGAACCCCCACCAGGAGGTCCTCGAAACGTACGATCGGCTCACCGACTGGGCCGATCGACAGGGCGTGAGCGTCGAACCGCCGTTCAGACAGCGGACGACGACCTCGCAGGTGACCGGCGAGACGACGGAGTTGCTCGTCACGCCCCTGCTGTGTCTCGAGGTGTACGCCGACGACGAACTGATCGGAGTGTTCCCCCACTCGGCGGACGACGAGACGTACACCACCGACGAGGCGATCGCGACGCTCCGGACCGGGGACCTGCCGACACCACTCGAGGGCGAAACGTACATCGAGGGGACGACGCCGGGTGACTGTCCAGCCTGTGGCGGCTCGCTGGTCGACGGACAGGGGCTGTTCGCGTGTTCCGACTGTGGCTGGGTCGGGACCGTCACCGGGACAGGAGAGTACGTTTCCCACTCGGTGCCGGACGAAACCCCGGAACGCCAGATCAAGAACTGA
- a CDS encoding RNA methyltransferase → MTDEQSTRELPDGRTPPAVAVVDATTPGNVGTIARAMKNFGFEELLLVDPPELDPEGDAYGYAGHARDDVLPNATEISFDRLVEEYHTIGCTAVTNEDDRRHVRFPYSTPADLAERLLRVEAQTALVFGRERVGLTNEELARIDEICSIPASAEYPVLNLGQAATVTLYELRSLTLGGDTQLPDVERVRAPEPAVDRLYDQWADLLVEINHPEEKREKTMRMLRRVYGRADLTEREANTLLGLLRRATERPADR, encoded by the coding sequence ATGACTGACGAGCAGTCCACCCGCGAGTTGCCGGACGGGCGAACACCTCCGGCAGTCGCCGTGGTTGACGCAACGACCCCCGGAAACGTGGGCACGATCGCGCGAGCGATGAAGAACTTCGGGTTCGAGGAGTTGTTGCTCGTCGATCCACCCGAACTCGATCCCGAGGGTGATGCGTACGGGTACGCCGGGCACGCCCGCGACGACGTCCTTCCGAACGCCACCGAGATCAGTTTCGATCGACTCGTCGAGGAGTATCACACGATCGGCTGTACAGCCGTGACGAACGAGGACGATCGGCGTCACGTCCGCTTTCCATACTCGACGCCTGCGGATCTCGCGGAGCGATTGCTGCGGGTCGAGGCACAGACCGCGCTCGTCTTCGGGCGCGAACGGGTCGGACTCACCAACGAAGAACTCGCCCGGATCGACGAGATCTGTTCGATCCCGGCCAGCGCCGAGTATCCCGTCCTCAATCTCGGTCAGGCCGCGACCGTGACGCTGTACGAACTCCGATCGCTCACGCTGGGCGGCGACACTCAGCTTCCGGACGTCGAGCGCGTTCGGGCCCCCGAACCGGCCGTCGATCGACTCTACGACCAGTGGGCGGACCTGCTCGTCGAGATCAACCACCCCGAAGAGAAACGCGAGAAGACGATGCGCATGCTCCGTCGAGTCTACGGCCGTGCCGACCTGACCGAACGGGAGGCGAACACGCTGCTCGGTCTCCTGCGGCGCGCGACCGAACGACCGGCCGATCGGTAG
- a CDS encoding Cdc6/Cdc18 family protein: MSANDDRDPLFRYDDPVFADERLLEITHLPGPDRIVGRDDQMQRVADALNPAIFGSEPNHLFIFGKTGTGKSLISRSVTQRVITEAQHDDVTVKYAFIDCGEQNTEASIVKTIAQIVNEPERSGVTVPDRGLGTGDYYKRLWEAVDDCTDVTIVILDEIDMLEDDEVLRKLSRAGENRRISDSSIGIIGISNKIDFPDHLSERVKSSLSRDELVFSPYDANQLVEILEKRRDAFHDGVLSDDVIPLTAALAAQEHGDARKAIDILRNAGRIAKKQTDTRVTADHVRDAKEKTEADRFNELIEGSPQQAKAILYSLTLLTENSSEKEFPTKIIYNQYKEIARQLDFDVLSERRVQEILQEQNFLNVIQSEREGRGRGRGAHAKHRLLENPSIVKKVLLRDSRLAPLEDANPDA; encoded by the coding sequence ATGTCCGCGAACGACGATCGTGATCCACTCTTTCGGTACGACGATCCGGTCTTTGCCGACGAGCGATTGCTCGAGATCACGCATCTCCCCGGTCCGGACCGGATCGTCGGGCGCGACGACCAGATGCAACGGGTAGCGGACGCCCTGAATCCTGCGATCTTCGGGAGCGAACCCAATCACCTGTTCATCTTCGGGAAAACCGGCACCGGCAAGTCGCTCATCTCCCGGTCGGTTACCCAGCGAGTGATCACGGAAGCCCAACACGACGACGTCACGGTGAAGTACGCCTTCATCGACTGCGGGGAACAGAATACGGAAGCATCGATCGTCAAGACGATCGCCCAGATCGTCAACGAACCCGAACGGAGCGGCGTCACCGTCCCCGATCGTGGTCTCGGCACCGGCGACTACTACAAACGGCTCTGGGAGGCCGTCGACGACTGTACCGACGTCACGATCGTCATCCTGGACGAGATCGACATGCTCGAGGACGACGAAGTGCTCCGGAAACTCTCTCGTGCTGGCGAGAACCGTCGGATCTCGGACTCGAGTATCGGGATCATCGGCATTTCGAACAAGATCGACTTCCCGGATCACCTCTCCGAACGGGTCAAGTCGAGCCTCTCGCGCGACGAACTCGTCTTCTCCCCGTACGACGCGAACCAACTCGTCGAAATCCTCGAGAAACGACGGGACGCGTTCCACGACGGCGTGCTCTCCGACGACGTGATCCCGCTGACCGCCGCGCTCGCGGCCCAGGAACACGGCGACGCACGCAAGGCGATCGACATCCTCCGGAACGCCGGCCGGATCGCGAAGAAACAAACCGACACCCGGGTCACCGCCGACCACGTCCGTGACGCGAAAGAGAAGACCGAAGCCGATCGGTTCAACGAACTGATCGAGGGCTCGCCCCAGCAGGCCAAGGCGATCCTCTACTCGTTGACCTTGCTGACCGAGAACAGCAGCGAGAAGGAGTTCCCGACGAAGATCATCTACAACCAGTACAAGGAGATCGCCCGCCAACTCGACTTCGACGTGCTCTCGGAACGGCGCGTCCAGGAGATCCTCCAGGAACAGAACTTCCTCAACGTGATCCAGTCGGAACGCGAGGGTCGCGGGCGCGGGCGCGGCGCTCACGCGAAACACCGCTTGCTCGAGAATCCCTCGATCGTCAAGAAGGTGCTGTTGCGAGATTCGCGACTCGCCCCTCTCGAGGACGCGAACCCGGACGCC